One segment of Trichlorobacter ammonificans DNA contains the following:
- the holB gene encoding DNA polymerase III subunit delta', with protein MKFSTILGQERVIDALQRSVAAQRVAHAYLFDGPAGCGRRATALALIGRLFCTSPLDDDACGSCPSCRKLAAGNHPDLHLLEPLPDKRDISIDQVRELQQVLSLRPFEASRKACLIDPAERMTAGAANALLKTLEEPPGHAVLILISQQSDLLLSTVRSRCQQVRFSPLDEGTLALLLERQGMTPEQAAGLAPLAQGSLERARELDGEEDSRQRRELLQMLAAADLSRIATIFDAAEEQAGNRDETTARFDLLISLLRDMVLLRSAGPGDILNRQLCEELAAEAIRFAPARLMELLELALDTRRAVQGNINAKLALERFLLRYAGLRIH; from the coding sequence ATGAAGTTCTCCACTATCCTCGGTCAGGAGCGGGTGATTGACGCCCTGCAGCGCTCCGTGGCTGCCCAGCGGGTGGCCCACGCCTACCTGTTCGACGGCCCGGCCGGCTGCGGCCGCCGCGCCACGGCCCTGGCCCTGATCGGCCGGCTGTTCTGCACCAGTCCGCTTGACGACGATGCCTGCGGGAGCTGCCCCTCCTGCCGCAAGCTGGCGGCGGGGAACCATCCCGACCTGCACCTGCTGGAGCCGCTGCCGGACAAGCGGGACATCTCCATCGACCAGGTGCGGGAGCTGCAACAGGTGCTGTCGCTGCGCCCCTTCGAGGCGTCGCGCAAGGCCTGCCTGATCGATCCGGCGGAACGGATGACCGCGGGGGCCGCCAACGCCCTGCTGAAAACCCTGGAGGAGCCGCCCGGCCACGCGGTGCTGATCCTGATCAGCCAGCAGAGCGACCTCTTGCTCTCCACGGTCCGCTCCCGCTGCCAGCAGGTTCGTTTCAGCCCCCTGGACGAGGGAACCCTGGCCCTGCTGCTGGAGCGCCAGGGGATGACACCGGAGCAGGCCGCCGGTCTGGCCCCCCTGGCCCAGGGAAGCCTGGAACGGGCCCGGGAGCTGGACGGCGAGGAGGACAGTCGTCAGCGCCGGGAACTGCTGCAGATGCTGGCCGCGGCCGACCTGTCCCGCATCGCCACGATCTTCGATGCCGCCGAGGAGCAGGCCGGAAACCGCGATGAGACCACCGCCCGCTTCGACCTGCTGATCTCGCTGCTGCGCGACATGGTGCTGCTGCGCAGCGCCGGACCCGGCGATATTCTGAACCGGCAACTCTGTGAAGAACTGGCCGCGGAAGCGATCCGCTTCGCCCCGGCGCGGTTGATGGAGCTGCTGGAACTGGCCCTGGACACCCGCCGGGCAGTCCAGGGGAACATCAACGCCAAGCTGGCCCTGGAGCGTTTTCTACTGCGCTACGCCGGTTTGAGAATACATTGA
- a CDS encoding secondary thiamine-phosphate synthase enzyme YjbQ — protein MTETAEISVSTQRRSQFVAIAEKITGLVAQEGWQNGILTLFVPHTTAGITINENADPDVARDMVWFSDELVPQSSRFRHGEGNSDAHIKASLYGSSVQVIVRNGRLWLGTWQGVYFCEFDGPRERKVFVAFTS, from the coding sequence ATGACAGAAACCGCGGAAATCAGCGTATCCACTCAGCGGCGCAGCCAATTTGTCGCGATTGCCGAGAAGATCACCGGGCTTGTCGCACAGGAAGGCTGGCAGAACGGTATTCTGACGCTCTTCGTGCCGCACACCACCGCGGGGATTACCATCAACGAAAACGCCGATCCCGACGTGGCGCGGGACATGGTATGGTTCAGCGACGAACTGGTGCCGCAGAGCAGCCGGTTCCGGCATGGCGAAGGGAATTCCGATGCCCATATCAAGGCCAGCCTCTACGGCTCGTCGGTCCAGGTGATCGTCAGAAACGGCAGGCTGTGGCTGGGAACCTGGCAGGGAGTCTACTTCTGCGAGTTCGACGGCCCGCGGGAACGGAAGGTGTTCGTGGCGTTCACGTCGTAA
- the metG gene encoding methionine--tRNA ligase gives MKPAFYVTTPIYYVNDVPHIGHAYTTVAADVLARYKRLKGFEVFFLTGSDEHGQKVEKAALAAGETPLELADRVVKRFQALWEKLGISHTDFIRTTQERHKQGVAHIFRQLMEQGDIYLGEYEDWYCTPCETFWTETQITDGKCPDCNRPVERLKEESYFFRMSAYGEQLMAHIEANPEFIQPKSKRNEIIAFIREGLRDLSVSRTSFSWGIPVPGNERHVIYVWFDALTNYITALGYPEQSGTFGRYWPVDVHLIGKDILRFHSVYWPTFLMAAGLPLPKKVYAHGWWTVEGQKMSKSLQNVVEPNMLIDKYGVDVVRYFLLREVPFGLDGDFSHASLVNRINSDLANDLGNLLSRSTAMLTKYFDGILQAPGELAALDTALKAKAEAMAAAVDACMEDLAFSKALQAIWDVVSTGNKYIDETTPWSLAKDAANRERLATVMYCLLETQRMVHCLLAPFMPETSRKALNVLGISELPVETDLVWGKLTPGTRIAKAEALFPRIEKAE, from the coding sequence ATGAAACCGGCATTTTACGTCACCACCCCCATATACTACGTCAATGACGTCCCCCATATCGGCCACGCCTACACCACGGTGGCGGCCGACGTGCTGGCCCGCTACAAGCGGCTGAAAGGGTTCGAGGTCTTTTTTCTGACCGGCTCCGACGAGCATGGCCAGAAGGTGGAAAAGGCAGCCCTGGCTGCCGGGGAAACCCCGCTGGAGCTGGCCGACCGGGTGGTGAAGCGGTTCCAGGCCCTCTGGGAAAAACTGGGCATCTCCCATACCGACTTCATCCGCACCACCCAGGAGCGCCACAAGCAGGGGGTTGCCCATATCTTCAGGCAACTGATGGAACAGGGGGATATCTACCTGGGTGAGTACGAGGACTGGTACTGCACCCCCTGCGAGACCTTCTGGACCGAAACCCAGATCACCGACGGCAAGTGCCCGGACTGCAACCGCCCGGTGGAGCGGCTGAAGGAAGAGTCCTACTTTTTCAGAATGAGCGCCTACGGCGAGCAACTGATGGCCCACATCGAGGCCAATCCGGAGTTCATCCAGCCCAAGAGCAAGCGTAACGAGATCATCGCCTTCATACGAGAAGGGCTGCGGGACCTTTCCGTTTCCCGCACCTCGTTCTCCTGGGGCATTCCGGTACCGGGCAACGAGCGCCACGTCATCTACGTCTGGTTCGACGCCCTGACCAACTACATCACCGCCCTGGGCTATCCCGAGCAAAGCGGCACCTTCGGCAGATACTGGCCGGTGGATGTGCATCTGATCGGCAAGGATATCCTGCGCTTCCACTCGGTTTACTGGCCCACCTTCCTGATGGCTGCCGGCCTGCCGCTGCCCAAGAAGGTCTACGCCCACGGTTGGTGGACCGTGGAAGGTCAGAAGATGAGCAAGAGCCTGCAGAACGTGGTGGAACCCAACATGCTGATCGACAAGTACGGCGTGGATGTGGTCCGCTACTTCCTGCTGCGGGAGGTTCCGTTCGGCCTGGACGGCGACTTCTCCCACGCTTCCCTGGTGAACCGGATCAACTCCGACCTGGCCAACGACCTGGGGAACCTGCTCTCCCGCTCCACCGCCATGCTGACCAAGTATTTCGACGGCATTCTGCAGGCACCGGGAGAGCTGGCCGCCCTGGATACCGCACTGAAAGCAAAGGCCGAAGCCATGGCGGCCGCCGTGGACGCCTGCATGGAGGACCTGGCCTTCAGCAAGGCGCTGCAGGCCATCTGGGACGTGGTCTCCACCGGCAACAAGTATATCGACGAGACCACCCCCTGGTCCCTGGCCAAGGACGCGGCCAACCGCGAGCGACTGGCCACGGTGATGTACTGCCTGCTGGAGACCCAGCGGATGGTGCACTGCCTGCTGGCTCCCTTCATGCCGGAGACCTCCCGCAAGGCGCTGAACGTGCTGGGCATCAGCGAGCTGCCGGTTGAAACGGACCTGGTCTGGGGCAAGCTGACACCCGGCACGAGGATCGCCAAGGCCGAGGCGCTGTTCCCAAGGATAGAAAAGGCGGAATAA
- a CDS encoding NAD-dependent epimerase/dehydratase family protein, which yields MKALVTGGGGFLGGAIVRMLHQQGADVRSFSRGNYPELAALGVEQAHGDLADYQALQRAAQGCDIVFHVAAKAGIWGSYDEFYQANVIGTENVLAACRHHSIAKLVYTGSPSVVFDGNDVEGGNESLPYPARFEAHYPRTKVLAEQLVLAANGPELATVSLRPHLIWGPGDNHLVPRIIARARSGRLRRIGHRPCPVDTVYVDNAAHAHLLAAQRLAPTSPVAGKAYFISNGEPLPLWEMVNRILAAAGLPPVTATISPAAAYAVGTICEGIWSLFRLAGEPPMTRFVARELSTSHWFDISAARRDLGYEPAISIDEGLRRLRAWLAEAGAR from the coding sequence ATGAAGGCGCTCGTTACCGGCGGCGGCGGCTTTTTGGGCGGCGCGATCGTCAGAATGCTCCACCAGCAGGGGGCAGATGTGCGCAGTTTTTCCCGGGGCAACTACCCGGAACTGGCAGCCCTGGGGGTTGAGCAGGCCCACGGCGACCTGGCCGATTACCAGGCACTGCAGCGGGCCGCCCAAGGCTGCGACATTGTCTTCCATGTGGCGGCCAAGGCCGGTATCTGGGGCAGCTACGACGAGTTTTACCAGGCCAACGTCATCGGCACCGAAAACGTCCTGGCCGCCTGCCGTCACCACAGCATTGCGAAACTGGTCTACACCGGCTCCCCTAGCGTGGTCTTCGACGGCAACGACGTGGAGGGGGGCAACGAGTCCCTACCCTACCCGGCCCGTTTCGAGGCCCACTATCCCCGCACCAAGGTCCTGGCCGAGCAGCTGGTGCTGGCCGCCAACGGCCCGGAACTGGCCACGGTATCGCTGCGCCCCCACCTGATCTGGGGCCCCGGCGACAACCACCTGGTGCCGCGGATCATCGCCCGGGCCAGAAGCGGCCGCCTGCGCAGGATCGGCCACCGCCCCTGCCCGGTGGACACGGTCTACGTGGATAACGCGGCCCATGCCCACCTGCTGGCGGCACAGCGGCTGGCCCCCACCAGCCCGGTGGCGGGCAAGGCCTACTTCATCAGCAATGGTGAGCCGCTGCCCCTCTGGGAAATGGTGAACCGGATTCTGGCTGCCGCCGGTCTGCCGCCGGTGACCGCCACCATTTCTCCCGCGGCGGCCTATGCGGTCGGCACAATCTGCGAAGGGATCTGGAGCCTGTTCAGGCTTGCCGGTGAGCCCCCCATGACCCGTTTCGTGGCCAGGGAGCTGTCCACCAGCCACTGGTTCGACATCTCGGCGGCCCGCCGCGACCTGGGGTACGAACCAGCAATCTCCATCGACGAGGGGCTGCGACGGCTGCGGGCCTGGCTGGCGGAAGCCGGTGCCCGGTAA
- the tmk gene encoding dTMP kinase encodes MFITFEGIEGSGKSTQIRLLADTLRAGGATVLLTREPGGCPVADRIRAVLLDAENRAMVAMTELMLYAAARAQHLAEVVRPALAAGAIVLCDRFSDATRAYQAFGRGLPRETVEQLNQLACDGLAPDLTLLLDCDTATGLERARSRIEAAGSGPREERFELEALSFHQRVREGYLRLAAEEPERFAVVPAEGAPAEIAVAVAAIVTGRLQRSAV; translated from the coding sequence ATGTTTATTACCTTTGAAGGCATAGAAGGCAGCGGCAAAAGCACCCAGATCCGGCTTTTGGCCGACACCCTGCGGGCCGGCGGCGCCACGGTGCTGCTGACCCGTGAGCCCGGTGGCTGCCCGGTGGCGGACCGGATCCGCGCCGTGCTGCTGGATGCGGAAAACCGGGCCATGGTCGCGATGACCGAACTGATGCTCTACGCTGCGGCCCGGGCCCAGCACCTGGCCGAGGTGGTGCGTCCCGCCCTGGCGGCGGGTGCCATCGTGCTCTGCGACCGGTTCAGCGACGCCACCCGCGCCTACCAGGCCTTTGGCCGGGGACTGCCGCGGGAAACCGTGGAACAGCTGAACCAGCTGGCCTGCGACGGCCTAGCCCCCGACCTGACCCTGCTTCTGGACTGCGACACTGCCACCGGCCTGGAGCGGGCCCGCAGCCGGATCGAAGCGGCCGGCTCCGGCCCCCGGGAAGAGCGGTTCGAGCTGGAGGCCCTTTCCTTTCACCAACGGGTGCGGGAGGGGTACCTGCGGCTGGCTGCGGAGGAGCCGGAGCGTTTCGCGGTGGTGCCGGCGGAAGGTGCGCCGGCGGAGATCGCCGTTGCCGTCGCTGCCATCGTCACCGGACGCCTGCAGCGTTCTGCCGTATGA
- a CDS encoding DUF1858 domain-containing protein: MITKDMKIGEIIRQHPATIQVFSRHRLECLECQIADLETLEHGAGIHNLSVETLLEELNRVADAAA, encoded by the coding sequence ATGATTACCAAAGATATGAAAATCGGCGAGATCATCCGGCAACATCCCGCCACCATCCAGGTCTTTTCCCGTCACCGACTCGAATGCCTGGAGTGCCAGATCGCCGATCTGGAAACTCTGGAGCACGGTGCCGGCATCCACAACCTCTCCGTTGAAACCCTGCTCGAAGAGTTGAACAGGGTAGCCGACGCAGCGGCATGA
- a CDS encoding PSP1 domain-containing protein, translating into MIRVVAIQFTPAGKLYDFNAGTLELKPGDRVVVETERGSGLGTVVTTPKEVPEEQVTTPLAQVRRLLGPEDDRTLQHHARREKEARDFCIRRIKERGLDMKLVRVEYLFDGSKAIFYFTADGRIDFRELVKDLAHTFHTRIEMRQIGVRDEAKMVGGLGVCGRELCCASFLRDFQPVSVKMAKEQNLALNPNKISGQCGRLLCCLDYEYETYCSLRKNFPKCGKHVRTAQTGGTVEKLNLLTGELILRQGDGKQVAVRVTELLDENSPLLPPQPEPTAPAGGGAQHPRREQQQKRPRPQQALAQQQAPRPEPAPATAPPAPEANADPAAKGEEKAKRRKRNRRHGNRKNRDQKPDAPPSQE; encoded by the coding sequence TTGATACGTGTAGTAGCCATACAATTCACCCCGGCCGGCAAGCTGTACGATTTCAACGCCGGCACGCTGGAACTGAAGCCGGGTGACCGGGTGGTGGTGGAGACTGAGCGGGGCAGCGGCCTGGGCACGGTGGTCACCACTCCGAAGGAGGTGCCGGAAGAACAGGTCACCACGCCGCTGGCCCAGGTCAGGCGATTGCTGGGGCCGGAGGATGACCGCACCCTGCAGCACCATGCCCGCCGGGAAAAGGAGGCCCGCGACTTCTGCATCCGCCGGATCAAGGAGCGTGGCCTGGATATGAAGCTGGTGCGGGTGGAGTACCTCTTCGACGGCAGCAAGGCGATCTTCTACTTCACCGCCGATGGCCGGATCGATTTCCGGGAGCTGGTGAAGGACCTGGCCCACACCTTCCACACCCGGATCGAGATGCGCCAGATCGGCGTACGGGACGAGGCCAAGATGGTGGGCGGCCTGGGGGTCTGCGGCCGGGAACTCTGCTGCGCCTCGTTCCTGCGGGATTTTCAACCGGTGTCGGTCAAGATGGCCAAGGAACAGAACCTGGCGCTCAACCCCAACAAGATTTCCGGCCAGTGCGGCAGGCTGCTCTGCTGCCTGGATTACGAGTACGAAACCTACTGTTCGCTGCGCAAGAACTTCCCCAAGTGCGGCAAGCATGTGCGCACGGCCCAGACGGGCGGCACCGTGGAAAAGCTCAACCTGCTCACCGGCGAACTGATCCTGCGTCAGGGTGACGGCAAGCAGGTGGCGGTGCGGGTAACGGAGCTGCTGGACGAGAACAGTCCTCTGCTGCCGCCTCAGCCGGAGCCGACGGCACCCGCGGGGGGAGGAGCCCAGCACCCCCGCCGGGAGCAGCAGCAGAAACGTCCCCGTCCCCAGCAGGCACTGGCCCAACAGCAGGCGCCCCGTCCCGAACCGGCTCCTGCGACAGCCCCGCCGGCGCCGGAAGCCAACGCCGACCCGGCAGCCAAGGGAGAGGAAAAAGCCAAGCGCCGGAAACGCAACCGTCGCCACGGCAACCGCAAAAACCGCGACCAGAAACCGGACGCACCGCCGTCCCAGGAGTGA
- a CDS encoding fatty acid CoA ligase family protein: MIAGGCTNIAAHLPAMARLQPETAAIIFPEQNRTLTFRELDRLSDRIAHGLVARGVGRGVRTALMVPPSPELFALTFALFKVGAVPVLIDPGLGVKNLKNCLAEAAPSAFIGIPKAQVARLLFRWARESLSTVITVGPRLFWGGTTLARLIDGAAEQPFAMTDTGPEETAAILFTSGSTGPPKGAVYSHGTFCAQVAALRQVYDIRPGEVDLPTFPLFALFAPALGMTAVIPQMDFTRPGSVDPQQIIDTITTYNATTMFGSPALINRVGRYGAEQGITLPGLKRVISAGAPVPAAVLERFSRMLPPEAEIFTPYGATEALPVCSIGSREILGETAAQTDRGQGVCIGRPVDGVRVEIIAITDEPIPRWRDDLTVADGTVGEIVVQGEQVTRSYFQRPEADRLAKITDPAGGFFHRMGDLGWRDDRGRLWFCGRKSHRVETVTGPLFTIPVEAVFNTHPAVFRSALVGVGPTGNQRPVLCIETEQGSTVPRETLQRELLELAAAHPHTAGIDTILFHPAFPVDIRHNAKIFREKLAVWAAGQPA, from the coding sequence ATGATTGCCGGCGGTTGCACCAACATTGCGGCCCATCTGCCGGCCATGGCCCGCCTCCAGCCGGAGACCGCTGCCATCATTTTTCCCGAGCAGAACCGCACCCTTACCTTCCGCGAACTGGACCGCCTGAGCGACCGGATCGCCCACGGCCTTGTTGCCCGGGGCGTGGGACGGGGGGTGCGCACCGCCCTGATGGTCCCCCCCTCGCCGGAACTGTTCGCGCTCACCTTTGCCCTGTTCAAGGTGGGGGCCGTGCCGGTGCTGATCGACCCCGGCCTGGGGGTAAAAAACCTGAAAAACTGCCTGGCCGAGGCGGCGCCGTCGGCCTTCATCGGCATCCCCAAGGCCCAGGTGGCCCGGCTGCTGTTCCGGTGGGCGCGGGAAAGCCTCAGCACCGTGATCACCGTGGGCCCGCGCCTGTTCTGGGGCGGCACCACCCTGGCGCGGCTCATCGACGGAGCAGCGGAGCAGCCCTTTGCCATGACGGACACCGGCCCGGAGGAGACCGCCGCCATCCTCTTCACCAGCGGCAGCACCGGTCCCCCCAAGGGGGCGGTCTACAGCCACGGCACGTTCTGCGCCCAGGTGGCGGCCCTCAGGCAGGTCTACGACATCCGCCCCGGCGAGGTGGACCTGCCCACCTTTCCCCTGTTTGCCCTGTTCGCCCCGGCCCTGGGGATGACCGCCGTGATCCCGCAAATGGACTTTACCCGTCCCGGCTCCGTTGATCCCCAACAGATCATCGACACCATAACCACGTACAACGCCACCACCATGTTCGGCTCCCCGGCCCTGATCAACCGGGTGGGCCGCTACGGCGCGGAACAGGGGATCACCCTCCCCGGCCTGAAGCGGGTCATCTCCGCCGGCGCCCCGGTGCCGGCGGCGGTGCTGGAGCGTTTCAGCCGGATGCTGCCGCCGGAAGCGGAGATTTTCACCCCCTACGGCGCCACCGAGGCGCTGCCGGTCTGCTCCATCGGCAGCCGGGAAATCCTGGGGGAGACTGCGGCGCAGACCGACCGGGGACAGGGGGTCTGCATCGGCAGGCCGGTTGACGGGGTCAGGGTGGAGATCATCGCCATCACCGACGAACCGATCCCCCGGTGGCGCGACGACCTGACCGTGGCTGACGGCACGGTGGGGGAGATCGTGGTGCAGGGGGAACAGGTGACCCGCAGCTATTTCCAGCGCCCCGAAGCTGACCGGCTGGCCAAGATTACCGATCCGGCGGGCGGTTTTTTCCACCGCATGGGAGACCTGGGCTGGCGGGACGACCGGGGACGGCTCTGGTTCTGCGGCCGCAAGTCCCACCGGGTGGAGACCGTCACCGGTCCGCTCTTCACCATCCCGGTGGAGGCGGTTTTCAATACCCATCCGGCGGTGTTCCGCAGCGCCCTGGTGGGGGTGGGTCCCACGGGGAACCAGCGACCGGTGCTCTGCATCGAAACCGAACAGGGCTCCACCGTGCCCCGGGAGACCCTGCAGCGGGAACTGCTGGAACTGGCAGCGGCCCATCCCCACACCGCCGGTATCGACACCATCCTGTTCCATCCCGCCTTTCCGGTGGATATCCGCCACAACGCCAAGATCTTCCGGGAAAAACTGGCGGTCTGGGCAGCGGGGCAACCGGCATGA
- the ppnP gene encoding pyrimidine/purine nucleoside phosphorylase, protein MSEFTNVTVVREANIYFGGAVASHTVVFADGSKKTLGVMQPGEYTFNTGAAELMEILSGELDLQLAGETGWRPIAGGQSFEVPANSSFTMKVKTVSDYCCSFLA, encoded by the coding sequence ATGTCGGAATTTACCAATGTCACGGTCGTGCGTGAGGCAAATATTTACTTCGGCGGCGCGGTTGCCAGCCATACCGTCGTGTTTGCCGATGGCAGTAAAAAGACCCTGGGAGTGATGCAGCCGGGGGAATACACCTTCAATACCGGCGCCGCCGAACTGATGGAGATTCTGTCGGGTGAGCTGGACCTGCAACTGGCCGGAGAAACCGGCTGGCGCCCCATTGCGGGGGGACAATCCTTCGAGGTGCCGGCCAATTCCTCCTTTACCATGAAGGTAAAGACGGTCTCCGACTACTGTTGCTCGTTCCTGGCCTGA